Proteins encoded together in one Apus apus isolate bApuApu2 chromosome Z, bApuApu2.pri.cur, whole genome shotgun sequence window:
- the LOC127395852 gene encoding programmed cell death 1 ligand 1-like codes for MFFIMEKPLIFCLFLFYWHFLYALFTVEAPQSLYTVEYGNNVTMECTFPVHGKLEFRDLSVIWEKKDKLKKQVYALLQGKEDFESQDSDFKGRTKLFKENLNLGQSLLQITDVKLRDAGLYHCLIGYGGADYKAINLKVKAPYRSITQGVVSTGDNEWKLTCQSEGYPQAEVLWQNREYEDLTHKANTSYETGRDQLYRVTSTLTIKSRTDEIFFCIFWNKELQENTSAILHITDSVDGVVRTESRRFIGAILIVTALLGSVLIFMLSISKATANKDNRTPVDSSSIAKLPNDKDTCDCRYASFEEEELKSMQVEKT; via the exons AT GTTCTTCATAATGGAAAAGCCTTTgattttctgtctgtttttattCTACTGGCACTTCTTATATG ctttgttcACAGTTGAAGCTCCCCAGTCACTCTACACTGTGGAATATGGGAACAACGTGACCATGGAATGCACATTTCCAGTGCATGGGAAATTAGAGTTTAGAGATTTAAGTGTCatctgggaaaagaaagataagTTAAAGAAGCAGGTTTATGCACTTCTCCAAGGAAAGGAAGACTTCGAAAGTCAGGACAGTGACTTTAAGGGAAGAACAAAATTGTTCAAAGAGAATCTGAACTTGGGACAGTCTCTCCTTCAGATCACTGACGTGAAGCTCAGAGATGCAGGGCTTTACCACTGTCTTATTGGCTACGGGGGAGCCGATTACAAGGCAATCAATCTGAAAGTGAAGG CTCCTTATAGATCTATTACCCAAGGAGTGGTGAGCACAGGGGACAACGAATGGAAGTTGACATGTCAGTCAGAAGGATACCCACAAGCTGAAGTGCTGTGGCAAAACAGAGAATATGAGGATTTGACTCATAAAGCAAACACAAGTTATGAAACTGGAAGGGACCAACTGTATCGCGTGACAAGTACCCTTACAATCAAAAGTAGGActgatgagatttttttctgtattttctggaaTAAAGAGCTTCAAGAAAACACATCTGCCATTTTACACATAACAG atTCAGTTGATGGTGTTGTACGGACAGAGAGCAGACGCTTTATTGGAGCGATTCTCATTGTGACTGCTTTACTGGGATCAGTGCTTATATTTATGCTCTCCATAAGCAAAg ctaCAGCAAATAAGGACAACAGAACACCTGTGGATAGTTCATCAATAGCAA AGCTGCCAAATGATAAGGATACATGTGACTGCAGATATGCTTCATTTgaagaggaagagctgaaat ctATGCAAGTTGAGAAGACCTAG